A stretch of DNA from Bacillota bacterium:
CCAATTCAGCGGCCAACTCATCGATATCGGATTTAAAAAAAGACCAACTCGTAAAGGCAGAAGAATCCACATCCATGGCATAGACGGCGTAATCGTCGCCATTATAGACAAGTCCCTGAGCATAATTACCATCCTGCTTATCATGATTACCCCGCACCAACACACAGGGTGTGTTCGGGTCAAAGGCAGCCTGGACGATAGCGACGCACTGCTGAGCAATGGTCCAGGAAGTATTTTCTTTCATTCTGTCCGGATAATCACCGCCAAAGATCATTCGATCCAGCGTCGGTGCGCTGGGCTTTAAGTTGTCAATCCAAGTTCTCAATCTTTCGGTCTGGTCATGCACGTCCGATGTAAAGCCCAGATAAATCGGATCCGATCCGGCGGCAAAGGTGACGGTGGACAATGTTAGTAATAGAGCCAGCAGTAAACTAAATGCCACGGTTGACTTGATACCAAGCCGGCGTCTTACCGTAGCCTTCCCCGTATTGCCTTGCCCCGGAGAGGGAAAGCTTGGCCTCCTAAAGTATTGGTAGAGCACATAATTCCCTCCTCGTTCTTCCCATTCCATCCTAGTTGATAGTCTTTCTTAAGATTTTTGCATCCTGTAATTCTCTCTCCAATTGTCACATCCGCGGCGATACCTGCTGTCCGGTGTGATTCGATTTCCTTTGCCAAGGCCATGCTCTGCTGCCAGGTGCCTCAAACCGATGGTACTGCCATACCGACGGCAATTAAACCGCCTGTCTTCTTCCGTATTCCCTTCTCACCTCCATTCGGTCCGCAATCCTTTAGCATCTTGCCAGGTTCTCAGCTCCTCCGTGTCGTCTCTTGGTTGTAACGCCTCCTCCAGCAAATGAGTCAGTTCCATGAAGCTACGAAAAGTCAACGCTTTTTCTTGATCTACACATTGTATGATCCCTTGGGCACTCTTATGTTGAGTATAAGGGATCTTAACCGGTGCTGGTCCTGTTAGACCCGGCGGGATACAGCCAGGTGCATCGGCACCGTCCATAGGTGCCCCCAACTGTGGTTTCGATTGCATTCCAGTCGCTTTCGCCTTTGATTACAGAAACTTCACCCCTTACTATTGCTATCTGGATTCAGCATATCAGATGGTAATTATATCCACCGCACAAAGGAGTGACGCCCAGCGCACAACCACGTTACATTTTTGTACATGGGAGTTACAACTGCGTGACAAGAAGCAAAGTCCCCAGGTGCATACCTGGGAACAAGTTCGGGATAATGTGCCAGTCCAACAACGAATCTCTTGGGCTAGCGGCTGGAACCTCGCTCAGCATGACAATCGTTGCCGGTACAACACGCTCGAAAGGAGTAATAATGACAAAAAGCCCCTACCCGAAAAAGGTAGGGACCACAGTACCATGTCTTGGCAGTATTCAGTTTGTTGCCAATCCCGTTTTATACCATCTTGGCATTAGGCTGCCTGCGAAGAGTTCGGCTTCGTCGCTACTCGTTCATTGGTACCGGTGCCGTTTCTTCAAGCACCGGTAAATATAACGCCGGATCCAATGCCGTGCCCTCTAATCTGAGCTCCAAATGCAGGTGGGGTTCATGGGCAATACCGGTTTGTCCCACTGTACCGATCACTTCGCCTTTTTCCACTGCCTGGCCCACTTCTACTTTCATCTCGTCTAGATGACTATAGGTACTGCTTCGTTGTACTCCATGATCGATAACCACCATTTTCCCAAAAATATCGTCCTCTTTCACTTCGGCCACCATTCCAGACAGAACTGCTTTTACTTCCGTCCCTGGAGCAACTTTCAAATCCACCCCAGGATGATAGCGCCAATCGGCAAACACAGGATGCTTACGCCAACCAAACGCTGACGTAACCTGAGCTTGCACTGGATAGGCTAAATCGCTGAATGCTTGCCCCGCCGCCAGCACCGGTGCCAACGGTTCCTCCGGTGCCGGGCCCGGATCGGCGTCAGTAGCTTGCGGTTGAACCTCGGCTTGAACCGGTATCGTCGCTGGCGGCTGCGGCCCAGGTTCTGGTGTGGCCTTGTTTACCGGGCTCGGCTCTGCGGCCGGCATCTCCGCCGGCTCGGCCGGAACTAACGGTTCGGACCAGTAGAAATCTTCGCTGCTGTCCCAGCGGGCGCGATTCCAATCGCCGGCCAGATAAAAGAGCCCGCCAACGGTAACAATCACCATAAGTCCTAAAGAAACCCACGCCAGCCAGCGGCCCTCTACCAGTAGCTCAAGCGAGCGCAGCCACTGCCGGACGCGTTCCTTCAGCATCTGAACCGGCTTGGCCGATCCTTTCTTTTCCATGTTTTCACCCCCACTCTATTCTCTCCCGAGCAGGGGTAACGTATACAGGGTCAGGTGTAAACCTGCCTACTAACTTGGTCACCCCCAAGCGTTACTGCTAACCAGATGCAAGTTAGTATTATCAGTTTACACCTGACCCCTAGTTGTCCCAGTTGTCTATTTGGGTTCGGCAATCATTCCTTCTTGGCTGCGCGTTCTTCTGACCACTGTCATCTGCTGCAACATGACAATGGCCAGCCCGATCGCCCCGGCGATGTCAGTGGTCACGCCGGGCTTGATCAACAGCAGGGCACAGGCAAAACAGATTGCTCGAGACCAAATAGGCAAAGCGCTCCAAATCCAACCCTGCATGGCAGCTGCGAGAGTAACAACACCGATAGAAGCGGTGATAAACGCCAGGAGAATCTCACCTCCAGTGCCGATAAGCACTAAAGAAGGACTATAGGCAAACATGAACGGAACAATAAAAGCCGCCAGTCCAACTTGACAGGCCGTCCAACCTGTTTTCATGGCATTGGCCTTAGCTAATCCAGCACCGGCATAAGCAGCCAGTGCTACCGGCGGAGTAATGTCGGCTACAACACCGAAGTAAAGGATGAACATGTGAGCGGCCATGGCCGGTATCCCCAGCCGCACCAGTGCCGGAGCCGCCAAAGTGGATAGCACCACATATTTGGCCGTGGTAGGTAAGGCCATGCCCAGCAGGATCGACGCCAGCATCGTAAGGGGCAGAGCCAAGAATAGCTGTCCTCGAGACCAGGTGACGATCAGTCCGGCAATCTTGAGCCCCAACCCGGTCATGGTAACCACACCGACTACGATACCGGCACACGCACAGGCTGCCGCCACCTCTACTGCCGATCGAGCCCCTTCCTCCAGGGCTTCCAGCAGCTTCGGTCCGGTAATCCTGGTTTCGGGCTTAATGAAACTCAACCCCCCAGTGAGAATAATAGTCCAGAATACCGCTTTCATGGGTGAGTAGCCCCAGACCAAAATTACTATCAATACTATCAGCGGTATCAGTAGGTGCCAACCCTGAGCCAAAGTCTGTTTTAGGTCCGGCAATTCACTCCGAGGAATTCCCTTCAGCCCTAGGCGCCCGGCGCGGAAATGCACCTGGGCGAACAGTGAGATATAATACAGCACCGCTGGGATAGCAGCTGCTGCCGCTACACTGATATAGGGTACCCCTAGCACCTCAGCCATAATAAAGGCTGCTGCTCCCATCACCGGCGGCATAATTTGGCCTCCGGTGGACGAAGCCGCTTCCACGGCGCCGGCAAAGTGCGGTTCGTAGCCCACCCGCTTCATGAGCGGAATGGTGAAGGTGCCGGTGGTAACCACGTTAGCTACCGAGCTGCCCGAAACTGTACCCAGTAAACCGCTGGAAACGATAGCGGATTTGGCCGGGCCCCCTTGGGATGAACCGGTCAGGGCAAACGCCAGGTCAATAAAAAACTTCCCCGCCCCGGTTTTGTTGAGGAAAGCCCCGAACAAAATGAACAAGTAGACAAACGTAGAGGAAACTCCCAGCGGCACACCGTAAATGCCTTCTGTAGTTAAGAATTGATATGGAAAAATCCGCCGAAAGCTGTAGCCCTTATGGCCCAGCAAACCCGGCATATAGGGGCCGAAATAAGCATACAGGAGAGCAGCTATGGCCACTATCGGCAGAGCCATTCCGATGGTACGGCGAGCAGCCTCCAGTACTAACAGCACCGTGATAATACCTAAGACAATGTCGGTTAGAGTTGGATCTCCGGCTCGGGTAACAATATTGTGCATATCGATCAGGATATACAACCCGGCGTATAAAGTCGCCGCAATACAAACAAGATCATACCAAGGCAGCCGATTCCGCGGGGACTTTGGACCGGCTGGATACAAGAGAAAGATCAGCACCGCCATAAATAACCAGTGAATATCTCGTTGAATGAGCGCAAAAAAAGCACCGAACTGGGCTGTATACAAATGAAACAGCGAAGCGGCAATGGCAATAAGGCTGACTATAACAGCCAGGAACCCTTTAAACTCACGCGTTTTTGGTCCAAAATCTAGGTCCAAATCGGGGGTTGTCTGCTTGATTGTTGGAGTAACGGCACCGTTCCCCTGCTTGTTCTTAGACACAACACCACTTCCTTGCTCACGGAATTAATCCAGATAGGACAGCCAAGACACTAGCCTTCTTCAGTTGTAGGGTAAGCTTTGTTCCGGGTTGAGCCAGGCTGGTAAGGGGTACTTCTTCCCGGCCAAAGACCAGGCGTTGGTTAGCCACTGTAGCAACGGCCAGGTGAAGTATTCCTAGACGTCTGGGCGCAAGCACCCGTACCATATCACCGCTGAAGTCAAGTTGCGCTGACGGATGAAAGTCTAAGCCTGCACCCATCCATAGGTACCGTTCTTCAACCAGCATAAGACTTCCGTCTTCATCGCTGGCAAACACTTCCTGCACCGGGGTTTTATCCCAAGAGTGCGTGTAGTGCAGTTCGAACTGACCATTAGGCGGCAAGGGTCGTTGCAGCACTACATCACCGGCCGGGGAGCATACCTTTAGCACTGTCAGCGGACAAAGCAGCACCGTTCCCAGCAGTAAGGCGCACAGCACAACAACCCTTGACCGCACCTTTATCCCTCGCTTTTTACTCGGTTTCACCTTCGATCATAACTGTCCCATCTAATGCATCTTTGTTTTAAGGCATCTTTATTTCAACGTGCCCACTTCTTTGAAGTATCTCGCGGCGCCAGGGTGAATCTCAATGGGAGTCTTCCAGGCTGTCTCCGGATCCATCTGCAAAGCGGCCGGGTGTACCTCCCCCATGGACTTCACGTTGTCAAACAATGTCTTGGTAATAGTATAGGCCAGTTCTTCATCCATGTCCTCATGTGCTACAATAACATTCCCTACTTCCAGCGCTGGCGTATCTTCGTCTACCCCTTTATAGGTTCCCCCCGGGATCTTGCCTTTACGATAGTACGGGAATTTGGCTGCTAGTTCGTCCATAACCTCTTCCGGCAGCGGAATCAGTTCAATGTCACGAACCGAGGCCACATCCAGCACCACTGCTCCCGGATAGGCAAAGTTCCAGAACAATGCATCGATGTTACCGTCTTTGATGGCGGTAGCCGCTTCCGGCTGCGACAAAAAAGCAACTTTAATGTCATCATAACTCATGCCCATGGCCTTTAAGATCTCTTTCGACATGGCTTCGCAGCCGCTGCCGGCAGCATCCACTGACACTCTTTTGCCTTTCATATCCTCCACGCTCTTGATTCCTGAGCCCTTCAGGGTAAGAACATGCTGTGGTGCTGGATACACAACAAACAGCGCCTTCAGAGGAAGTTTCTCATCAAAGGGATCGATGCCTTCGACCGCCTTGTAGGCAGCGTCATTCATCGCAAAGCCGAACTCTGACTCCCCCAGACCCACTAGACGGCAGTTTTCAATGGAGGCAGCAGTAGATTCGGACACACATTGGAATCCAGGCACTCTGCTCATGGTGTCAGCAATGGCCCCGCCGAGAGAATAGTACACTCCCCCTACACTGCCGGAGGAAAAGGTTAGGTATACAGTTTCTGCCGGTTTTTCCTCTTCCGCTTCTTTTTCGGCCGGTTTTGGAGCACACCCAGCCAGCACAACTAACAAAACCAACATCACAATACCGATGAGTTGCCAGCGATAACCTTTTCTCATCATTCTGCACCCCCTGTTTATTCTGAAAACTCTGTTTATGATCCAGGTGCTGCCACCGCAGCACCGGGTTCACCGCAGTCCCTCCTGCCAAACAATCTTTAGTCTCAAGCCCCGATCCGGATACCCGCAGCCCTTACGGCTGCTGAAACCCGTTCGGGTACTTAAATACCTTCCCTTCCCAGTTCCGGATCAGCACGTGGTCCTTACCCATGGAAACCAGATACTGAGGAACAATCGGAGTCTTCCCGTGGCCTTCAGGGGCGTTGATGATGTACCATGGTATTGCCAGGCCTGAAGTGTAGCCGCGCAGGTTTTCCATAATCTCCAAGCCGTCTTGCACGGTGGTGACAAAGTGAGTGGTGCCTTGAACGATCTTGGCATGGAAAATGTAGTACGGCCGTACCATGATCCGCAGCAAGTCCTGGCAGAGCTTCTTCATAATATAGGGATCGTTGTTAATGCCCTTTAGAAGCACGGTTTGGTTGCCCAGCCCCACCCCGGCTCGTGCCAGCCGGAAGCAGGCTTCTTGGGCCGCAGGGGTAACTTCCTTCGGATGGTTAAAATGGCTGTTAATGTAGAACGGCAGGTGCTTAGCAAATATGTCGCATAGCTGCTGCGTAATTCGCTGCGGCATGGTTACCGGAGTAGCGCTGCCGATACGTTTTACTTCCACATGGGGAATGCTGCCCAGCTCACCCAAGATCCAATCTATTTTATCGTCTTCCATCGTGAGCGGATCCCCGCCGGTAATCAACACGTCTCGAATTTCAGGGTTAGCCCGGATGTAATCAAGGGCGGCCTGGATATCTTCATCGCTAGCCGGGTGATCCACTTCGCCGATGTTGCGGCGCCGCTGGCAGTGGCGACAAAACATGCCGCACTGATTGGTAACGTTAATGATCAGCCGGTCCGGATAGCGCCTGGTAATCCGCGGTGCCGGTGACGTAAACTCTTCCGCCATGGGGTCGGCCAGGCCTTCCACATCCAATAGTTCTTGGATGCTGGGCACCGCCCGCATACGTATCGGGCAGGCGGGATCATCCTGGGACATGAGCGAAGCATAGTACGGCGAAATGGCCCAGCGGTATTGGCTGCCCACTTCTTGAATCTGCTGCTTCTCTTCCGGAGTTAAATTGATCACCTGTTCTAATACTTCCACGTCGGAAATTCGATTCGCTATCTGCCAATGCCAAGCGTTCCATTCTTCGTCAGTGGCACCAAAAAACCTCTTTAGCTCTTGCTGGCGTTGCTCAAACTGGGCGCTGAGTTCTAAACCGCTTTCCACCTTTTCTCTGGCTGTGAGATAGGGGGCAATGCGCCCTTTAAGTTCTTCCGCCCGCTTCAGAGCAATGGCCCGTTTGTCCACTTCCGTTATAGTCATTACAGCTGCACCTCCAGCAAACTTACCTTTGACAGGAGGGCATACCTATGCTAAACTTGGTTTGGTATGCGGTCCTGTAAAGGGTAATAAGAAGCCCTGGCCTCAGCTTGCGCCTACAAGCCGGGGCCGGATCGTGACCGGACGCAGAGACCACAGCTCATGTGGTCTCTATTTCTTTATTGAATGGAGCCGTGTGAGCAAGTCTGAAACAACCACCTCCCAAAGAATTTCCGTATCGCTCAGATAATGTTGTTAACACCACCTCCCGGCAGGTAAAAAATTCTGTGCTCCTGAGCCAGTTCTTCCAGCTCATCCAGACATGCCAAGGTCTTGTCCTTATCTCTGCGGCCCACAGCCGTAAGGAGAGCGTTGATAACTGACAGCGGAGCCACGAAAGATTCGATGAATGAGCCCAGACTACTCCTGGCGGTTAGGGTAATGTCCGCCATCTGTCCCAGCGGCGAGATAACATTGTCGGTCAGGGCCAGGGTTTTGGCGCCTTTGGCCCGGGCATAAGCGAAGCCCTCAACTATTTTGCGGGTATAGCGGGGGAAGCTGATACCAATTATCAGATCCTCCGGCTTTACCGGGGCCAGTTCTTCAAAGATGCTACCTAAGCCCTGGGGGTTTACATGCACGCATTTCCCGATCATTTGCAGGTAGAAAGCCAGAAAATGAGCCAACGAACGTGCGCTGCGGCCGCCCAGAACATAAATGCTTTCAGCCTCGATGACCGCTTCCACGGCAGCGTTGAAAGTATCCTCTTTAAGGTCCTGCAAGGTACGACGCAGGTTCTCCAGATCTGTCTCGATAACCTCACGGGCCACCGATTTTTCCCCAGTAACATCTGATGCCGTGGACATTCTTAGTCGGGTAGCCGTACTCAGCCGGTCTTTTACCATTTCCTGTAATTCAGCCTGCAATTGGGGCCAACCTTGATACCCCACGGCGTAGGCAAAACGCACCACGGTGGACTCGCTTACGCCCACCAAGGCTCCGACCCGACCGGCAGTTAAGAAAGCCGCCTGTTCAAAGTTGGAAAGAAGAAACTCAGCTAAGGCTCGTTGCGCCTCGGACAATTCGGTAATGTTCTTCTTGAGTCGTGTCTCCAAGCTTGTGTTCTCGCTGCCCATAGCAGCACCCTTTCTGCATCAATAATTGCTTCCTATGCTGGTTACGTGTGCAGTATATCCTGCACTATCCCCTATGTTCTACGTTAATACCAAAATTCCTTCTTTTTAGATCCAAAAATCAGCAAATATTTCCTCTCAGGTACTGGAACAGAAAAGCTCAAGATTGAGCAACATAGTCCGCTCAGTTAATGCCCGGGGGAGGTTCCACCTCTACTCCGTTGTAATAATGCTTGAGTATGGCCCGAAAATCATAGTCACGCTTAGCCAGTCCGTTGGCTCCATACTGACACATACCGACTCCGTGACCTTTGCCGTAAGTGGTAAACACCACCTTTCCAGCCTCAGCCAGCCGCCAGGTGAAACCGGTGGAGTTTAGCCCCAACCGCTGCCGGACCTCCGGGCCCGCCAAGGTTACATCACCGGCCTGTAGTTTTTGCACCCGTCCACTAGCTGTGCGCTCCAGCACCTCGAGATTCACCCCGCCGCTTACCGGTATGGCCACCTTCCCGCCTAGCTGCTGTTCCAGCTCGGACAGACTAAAGGATACTTCCACGGCCACATGAGGGCTGTCAGCCTCATGTGGGCACTTAACCGGTACCAGATAGGCCACCGCGTTCCCCCATACCGCTTCGGCGTCCTCGGTACCCAAGCCGCCACAGCTGGCATGATATAGCGGGTCGATTAGCTCATGATCATACGTAATTACCAAACCCTGGGTAGCTGCCACTGCCTCGGCAATTTTGAGGCGATACCCGGGATAAGAAAAAATTCCCCACTGCCGTCTGAGCTCGTTCTCCCCTAGATAAGCTTGGCAACAACTGGCATCAGTACAAATATCGGCCTCAGGGTGCTTGGGGCAGCCGCTGCCGCCGTAAGCCTTAAGGCGCCGCAGGGCATAAGTTCGGGCTGCTACTGCTTGCGCTTTAAGCGCTTCTTCTTCAAACAGGGCTGGCATTTCACCGGCAACCACGCCTACCAAATAGTCCTCCAGTGGCATTTCCTTGATTTGATTACTATCAGCCTGGAACACTTTGAGCACCGGTCCCATCTCCACTACCTCTGCTCTTCCTGGGGATTCTGGATCCTGAGGAAGCAACTTTGGGCTGGGATAAAAGCTTACCACGGCGGTGGGTACTAGCAAGACAGCGATAAATACCAACAATACCGTGGCTGTCAACAAGCTCCTCAAGGGCGCTTCCCCCTCCGCATTGCAGCCGATCCTACTGCCTAAGGCACGGCTGTTCTCTCACATCTATATGAGACAACCGGAGGGGGTATGCGTTACTTTCAATTTCTATACTGACGGGAAACGTAGCGATACAAGTTATAAAACCCGCCTATAATCGCAATCAAAACTAACAGGCTGGAAAAAATGCTGTCGGTTCCATAGCGAGTGTCAATCCAATTGCCCAGGTAGTAGCTGGCCACAATACCCACTGCAATACCCAAGGTGAATTTGCTCGCGGTTACGATCCAACTGATCCGGCTGCGCATAAGGAGGCCCCCTTTCAGTAGCTCACCACTCTGATGGTTGCTCGTGGGCAAAGCCAAAATAGCGCTGAAGGCCACTTAAAATACGGCTGGCCGCTCGGCCGTCTCCGTAGGGGTTGGCCGCTTGGGCCATACGACCGTAGGCCTTCTCATCGGTTAACAGCTCCTCGGTGGCCGCCACCACTTTCTCCTTGTCGGTCCCCACCACTTTCACCGTTCCCGCTGCCACTGCTTCCGGTCGTTCAGTAACACTGCGCAGTACCAACACCGGCCGGCCCAAAGACGGAGCTTCCTCTTGAATCCCCCCGGAATCACTTAATATTATATGCGAGTGAGCCATCAAGTTGGCAAAATCAGCATACTCTAACGGCTCCAGTAAATGTATACGCGGACGGTTTCCTAAAATACGCCGGACCGGTTCTTGTACTTTGGGGTTTAGGTGGACGGGAAAAATAACAGCTACATCAGGATACAGCTCTGTTATCTCTGCCACGGCCCAGCAGATATCCTCCAGCGGCCGCCCCCAATTCTCTCGCCGGTGTGCTTCCACCACCAGTATCCGGTACCGGTCCCAATCCCAGGCCTTTAAAGCCGGGTGGCGGAATTTATAATCTGCGGCCACCGTTAGAAACAGGGCGTCGATGGCCGTATTCCCGGTAACCAGTATGCGGTCCGGAGGTACGCCCTCTTGTAGTAGATTCCCGCGGGCAACTGTCGTCGGCGCAAAATGCACGTCGGCCAGAACACCGGTTAAACAGCGATTAATTTCTTCCGGATAAGGAAAATACTTAGCCCCGGTTCTAAGCCCGGCTTCCACATGCCCCACTGGAATCTGTCGGTAAAACGCCGCCAGAGCAGCAGCAAAAGTGGTGGTGGTATCACCGTGAACCAATACCATCTGAGGGCGTTCCGTGGCCAATACCTCATCCAGTCTGGTTAGAATCCGAGCAGTAATCTGAGTTAGGCTTTGAGCCGCCGCCATGATGTCCAGATCATAGTCCGGCCGGATGGAAAACAGATCCAACACCTGATCTAGCATCTCCCGGTGCTGAGCCGTTACCACCACCTTAGAGTCAAATTCCGACACCGCCGCCAGCGCCTTTACCACCGGCGCCATTTTAATGGCTTCCGGGCGCGTACCGAATATGGACATAATCTTAACCTTAGTCATTACCATAGCTCCTTTGTCATCACACAACCTAGGCAGAGGGCCGCTCTTCGTCCACACTACAGCAAAAAACGGAGGTCCTCCCGGGGCCTCCGTATTCACTAGCGCCGACTCTGTTCGCCTAGCCCTGTATGTCCCGACTGTTATGCCTAGTAATCAAAGACTCCCCGCTGGAGCGCCCAATAGCCAACGTCAACCCCAAGCCCACCAGCAGCAGCGTGATGGCCACCAGTCTTGAACTCACATCAGCTAGGGCCACACCGCTCAACCCAAAACAACCGCTGACAAAATACAAAATGATCACCGCTTGCCGCTGGCTCAATCCCAGCGCCAACAGCCGGTGGTGCAGATGCCCTTTGTCGGCCTGAAAAATCGACTGTCCGTGCACAAAGCGGCGGATGATGGCCAGGCTGGTGTCCAAG
This window harbors:
- a CDS encoding MurR/RpiR family transcriptional regulator, translating into MGSENTSLETRLKKNITELSEAQRALAEFLLSNFEQAAFLTAGRVGALVGVSESTVVRFAYAVGYQGWPQLQAELQEMVKDRLSTATRLRMSTASDVTGEKSVAREVIETDLENLRRTLQDLKEDTFNAAVEAVIEAESIYVLGGRSARSLAHFLAFYLQMIGKCVHVNPQGLGSIFEELAPVKPEDLIIGISFPRYTRKIVEGFAYARAKGAKTLALTDNVISPLGQMADITLTARSSLGSFIESFVAPLSVINALLTAVGRRDKDKTLACLDELEELAQEHRIFYLPGGGVNNII
- a CDS encoding TAXI family TRAP transporter solute-binding subunit gives rise to the protein MMRKGYRWQLIGIVMLVLLVVLAGCAPKPAEKEAEEEKPAETVYLTFSSGSVGGVYYSLGGAIADTMSRVPGFQCVSESTAASIENCRLVGLGESEFGFAMNDAAYKAVEGIDPFDEKLPLKALFVVYPAPQHVLTLKGSGIKSVEDMKGKRVSVDAAGSGCEAMSKEILKAMGMSYDDIKVAFLSQPEAATAIKDGNIDALFWNFAYPGAVVLDVASVRDIELIPLPEEVMDELAAKFPYYRKGKIPGGTYKGVDEDTPALEVGNVIVAHEDMDEELAYTITKTLFDNVKSMGEVHPAALQMDPETAWKTPIEIHPGAARYFKEVGTLK
- the spoIID gene encoding stage II sporulation protein D gives rise to the protein MRSLLTATVLLVFIAVLLVPTAVVSFYPSPKLLPQDPESPGRAEVVEMGPVLKVFQADSNQIKEMPLEDYLVGVVAGEMPALFEEEALKAQAVAARTYALRRLKAYGGSGCPKHPEADICTDASCCQAYLGENELRRQWGIFSYPGYRLKIAEAVAATQGLVITYDHELIDPLYHASCGGLGTEDAEAVWGNAVAYLVPVKCPHEADSPHVAVEVSFSLSELEQQLGGKVAIPVSGGVNLEVLERTASGRVQKLQAGDVTLAGPEVRQRLGLNSTGFTWRLAEAGKVVFTTYGKGHGVGMCQYGANGLAKRDYDFRAILKHYYNGVEVEPPPGIN
- a CDS encoding AtpZ/AtpI family protein — protein: MRSRISWIVTASKFTLGIAVGIVASYYLGNWIDTRYGTDSIFSSLLVLIAIIGGFYNLYRYVSRQYRN
- the wecB gene encoding UDP-N-acetylglucosamine 2-epimerase (non-hydrolyzing); protein product: MTKVKIMSIFGTRPEAIKMAPVVKALAAVSEFDSKVVVTAQHREMLDQVLDLFSIRPDYDLDIMAAAQSLTQITARILTRLDEVLATERPQMVLVHGDTTTTFAAALAAFYRQIPVGHVEAGLRTGAKYFPYPEEINRCLTGVLADVHFAPTTVARGNLLQEGVPPDRILVTGNTAIDALFLTVAADYKFRHPALKAWDWDRYRILVVEAHRRENWGRPLEDICWAVAEITELYPDVAVIFPVHLNPKVQEPVRRILGNRPRIHLLEPLEYADFANLMAHSHIILSDSGGIQEEAPSLGRPVLVLRSVTERPEAVAAGTVKVVGTDKEKVVAATEELLTDEKAYGRMAQAANPYGDGRAASRILSGLQRYFGFAHEQPSEW
- a CDS encoding DUF1850 domain-containing protein, whose amino-acid sequence is MRSRVVVLCALLLGTVLLCPLTVLKVCSPAGDVVLQRPLPPNGQFELHYTHSWDKTPVQEVFASDEDGSLMLVEERYLWMGAGLDFHPSAQLDFSGDMVRVLAPRRLGILHLAVATVANQRLVFGREEVPLTSLAQPGTKLTLQLKKASVLAVLSGLIP
- a CDS encoding peptidoglycan DD-metalloendopeptidase family protein, producing the protein MEKKGSAKPVQMLKERVRQWLRSLELLVEGRWLAWVSLGLMVIVTVGGLFYLAGDWNRARWDSSEDFYWSEPLVPAEPAEMPAAEPSPVNKATPEPGPQPPATIPVQAEVQPQATDADPGPAPEEPLAPVLAAGQAFSDLAYPVQAQVTSAFGWRKHPVFADWRYHPGVDLKVAPGTEVKAVLSGMVAEVKEDDIFGKMVVIDHGVQRSSTYSHLDEMKVEVGQAVEKGEVIGTVGQTGIAHEPHLHLELRLEGTALDPALYLPVLEETAPVPMNE
- the eam gene encoding glutamate 2,3-aminomutase; this translates as MTITEVDKRAIALKRAEELKGRIAPYLTAREKVESGLELSAQFEQRQQELKRFFGATDEEWNAWHWQIANRISDVEVLEQVINLTPEEKQQIQEVGSQYRWAISPYYASLMSQDDPACPIRMRAVPSIQELLDVEGLADPMAEEFTSPAPRITRRYPDRLIINVTNQCGMFCRHCQRRRNIGEVDHPASDEDIQAALDYIRANPEIRDVLITGGDPLTMEDDKIDWILGELGSIPHVEVKRIGSATPVTMPQRITQQLCDIFAKHLPFYINSHFNHPKEVTPAAQEACFRLARAGVGLGNQTVLLKGINNDPYIMKKLCQDLLRIMVRPYYIFHAKIVQGTTHFVTTVQDGLEIMENLRGYTSGLAIPWYIINAPEGHGKTPIVPQYLVSMGKDHVLIRNWEGKVFKYPNGFQQP
- a CDS encoding TRAP transporter permease → MDLDFGPKTREFKGFLAVIVSLIAIAASLFHLYTAQFGAFFALIQRDIHWLFMAVLIFLLYPAGPKSPRNRLPWYDLVCIAATLYAGLYILIDMHNIVTRAGDPTLTDIVLGIITVLLVLEAARRTIGMALPIVAIAALLYAYFGPYMPGLLGHKGYSFRRIFPYQFLTTEGIYGVPLGVSSTFVYLFILFGAFLNKTGAGKFFIDLAFALTGSSQGGPAKSAIVSSGLLGTVSGSSVANVVTTGTFTIPLMKRVGYEPHFAGAVEAASSTGGQIMPPVMGAAAFIMAEVLGVPYISVAAAAAIPAVLYYISLFAQVHFRAGRLGLKGIPRSELPDLKQTLAQGWHLLIPLIVLIVILVWGYSPMKAVFWTIILTGGLSFIKPETRITGPKLLEALEEGARSAVEVAAACACAGIVVGVVTMTGLGLKIAGLIVTWSRGQLFLALPLTMLASILLGMALPTTAKYVVLSTLAAPALVRLGIPAMAAHMFILYFGVVADITPPVALAAYAGAGLAKANAMKTGWTACQVGLAAFIVPFMFAYSPSLVLIGTGGEILLAFITASIGVVTLAAAMQGWIWSALPIWSRAICFACALLLIKPGVTTDIAGAIGLAIVMLQQMTVVRRTRSQEGMIAEPK